From the genome of Desmodus rotundus isolate HL8 chromosome 2, HLdesRot8A.1, whole genome shotgun sequence, one region includes:
- the INHBB gene encoding inhibin beta B chain, translated as MDGLPSRALRAACLLLLAAGWLGPEAWGSPTPPPSPAAPPPPPPPGAPGDSQDTCTSCGGFRRPEELGRVDGDFLEAVKRHILSRLQMRGRPNITHAVPKAAMVTALRKLHAGKVREDGRVEIPHLDGHASPGADGQERVSEIISFAETDGLASSRVRLYFFISNEGNQNLFVVQASLWLYLKLLPYVLEKGSRRKVRVKVYYQEQGHGDRWNVVEKKVDLKRSGWHTFPLTEAIQALFERGERRLNLDVQCDTCQELAVVPVFVDPGEESHRPFVVVQARLGDSRHRIRKRGLECDGRTNLCCRQQFFIDFRLIGWNDWIIAPTGYYGNYCEGSCPAYLAGVPGSASSFHTAVVNQYRMRGLNPGTVNSCCIPTKLSTMSMLYFDDEYNIVKRDVPNMIVEECGCA; from the exons ATGGACGGGCTGCCCAGTCGGGCGCTGAGGGCCGCCTGCCTTTTGCTGTTGGCAGCGGGCTGGCTGGGGCCGGAGGCCTGGGGCTCGCCCACGCCCCCGCCATCCCCCGCggcgcccccgccgcccccgccgcccggAGCTCCAGGCGACTCGCAGGACACCTGCACGTCGTGCGGTGGCTTCCGGCGGCCTGAGGAGCTGGGCCGGGTGGACGGCGACTTCCTGGAGGCGGTGAAGCGGCACATCTTGAGCCGCCTGCAGATGCGGGGCCGGCCCAACATCACCCACGCTGTGCCCAAGGCCGCCATGGTCACGGCTCTGCGAAAGCTGCACGCGGGCAAGGTGCGCGAGGACGGCCGCGTGGAGATCCCACACCTCGACGGCCACGCCAGCCCGGGCGCCGACGGCCAGGAGCGCGTCTCCGAGATCATCAGCTTTGCTGAGACAG ATGGCCTCGCCTCCTCCCGTGTCCGCCTCTACTTTTTCATCTCCAATGAAGGCAACCAGAACCTGTTTGTGGTACAGGCCAGCCTGTGGCTTTACCTGAAGCTGCTGCCTTATGTCCTGGAGAAGGGCAGTCGGCGGAAGGTTCGGGTCAAGGTGTACTACCAGGAGCAGGGCCACGGAGATCGGTGGAATGTAGTAGAGAAGAAGGTGGACCTCAAACGCAGTGGCTGGCACACGTTCCCACTCACAGAGGCCATCCAGGCTTTGTTTGAGCGGGGGGAGAGACGACTCAACCTGGACGTGCAGTGCGACACCTGCCAGGAGCTGGCTGTGGTGCCCGTGTTTGTGGACCCTGGCGAAGAGTCGCACCGGCCCTTCGTGGTTGTGCAGGCGCGGCTGGGTGACAGCAGGCACCGCATTCGCAAGCGGGGTCTGGAGTGCGATGGCCGGACCAATCTCTGTTGCAGGCAACAGTTCTTCATTGACTTCCGCCTCATCGGCTGGAACGACTGGATCATCGCACCCACCGGCTACTATGGGAACTACTGTGAGGGCAGCTGCCCGGCTTACCTAGCAGGGGTCCCAGGCTCAGCCTCTTCCTTCCACACAGCTGTGGTGAACCAGTACCGCATGCGGGGCCTGAATCCCGGCACAGTGAACTCCTGCTGCATCCCCACCAAGCTGAGCACCATGTCCATGCTCTACTTCGATGACGAGTACAACATTGTCAAGCGGGATGTGCCCAACATGATTGTGGAGGAGTGTGGCTGTGCCTGA